Proteins encoded in a region of the Sporocytophaga myxococcoides DSM 11118 genome:
- a CDS encoding dihydrolipoamide acetyltransferase family protein, producing the protein MALVEMVMPKMGESIMEGTILRWLKNVGDKIEQDESVLEVATDKVDTEVPSTASGILKEILAQNGDVIPVGKPIAIIATDGDEQSTSIATQSNKTQATSAKPEPIPAIANEMKAQSHISNGESLRFYSPLVMNIARQENVTMAELESIRGTGKDERVTKNDILDYIQNRKTSPVATPETQQIKEPVITEQKKESAPLEQIKPAQSLSGNYEIIEMDRMRKMIADRMVESKRVAPHVTSFVEADVTNIVFWRNRVKQDFMEKENTALTFTPIFIEAVVKALKDYPMVNVSVDGDKIIVKKDINIGMAVALPSGNLIVPVIKNADQLNIIGLTKKVNDLARRARANKLTADDLSGGTYTVSNVGSFGNMMGTPIIMQPQAGILALGAVIKKPAVIETPQGDTLGIRHMMFLSHSYDHRVIDGSLGGMFVRRVADYLEQFDINRKAFA; encoded by the coding sequence ATGGCATTAGTAGAAATGGTGATGCCCAAAATGGGCGAAAGCATCATGGAGGGGACAATACTCCGTTGGTTGAAAAATGTGGGAGATAAAATTGAGCAGGATGAATCTGTTCTTGAAGTAGCGACGGATAAAGTTGATACAGAAGTCCCGTCAACAGCTTCAGGTATTTTAAAAGAAATACTTGCTCAGAATGGAGATGTAATACCTGTTGGAAAACCGATAGCAATTATTGCTACTGATGGGGATGAACAAAGCACATCTATAGCAACGCAGTCTAATAAAACACAAGCAACATCCGCCAAACCAGAACCGATACCTGCCATTGCCAATGAAATGAAGGCTCAATCCCACATTTCAAATGGAGAATCATTAAGATTTTATTCCCCACTTGTCATGAACATCGCCCGTCAGGAAAATGTAACCATGGCAGAACTGGAATCAATCAGAGGTACCGGCAAAGATGAGCGCGTTACCAAAAATGATATACTTGATTATATCCAGAACAGAAAAACGTCGCCAGTTGCCACTCCTGAAACGCAGCAGATAAAAGAACCTGTTATAACAGAGCAGAAAAAAGAATCCGCTCCTCTTGAACAGATAAAGCCAGCTCAGTCACTAAGCGGTAATTATGAAATTATTGAGATGGACCGCATGAGAAAAATGATTGCGGACAGAATGGTTGAGTCTAAGAGAGTTGCTCCTCACGTTACTTCATTTGTTGAAGCAGATGTTACCAACATCGTCTTCTGGAGAAACAGAGTGAAGCAGGACTTCATGGAAAAAGAGAATACTGCACTTACATTTACTCCTATCTTTATAGAAGCTGTAGTTAAAGCATTAAAAGATTATCCAATGGTTAATGTCTCTGTCGACGGAGATAAAATCATTGTTAAAAAAGACATAAATATAGGTATGGCAGTTGCCCTACCTAGCGGAAACCTGATAGTACCAGTAATCAAAAATGCTGATCAGCTTAACATCATTGGTCTTACTAAAAAGGTAAACGATCTTGCAAGAAGAGCAAGAGCTAACAAACTTACTGCGGACGACCTTTCTGGAGGAACTTATACTGTTTCAAACGTAGGCTCTTTCGGAAACATGATGGGAACTCCGATAATCATGCAGCCTCAGGCAGGTATACTTGCACTAGGTGCTGTTATTAAGAAACCTGCAGTAATCGAAACACCACAAGGTGACACGCTAGGCATCAGACATATGATGTTCCTCTCCCACTCCTATGATCACAGGGTAATCGACGGTTCACTAGGAGGTATGTTTGTCAGAAGAGTTGCAGACTACCTTGAACAGTTTGACATAAACAGAAAAGCCTTTGCTTAA
- a CDS encoding NUDIX hydrolase, with amino-acid sequence MKQKAKLLFFTYQEKESPYVLLGRRISKEGEEYWWIPGGGVEAGEELFQAAARELTEELIPTKHISDTVNKYQEVAITPPSIQYTTGNSENYIFFIQINNYKGILEDKIGIVDEFEELKWFNLNDIPQTMSREFIHLKDYLTKEKIEAFTQNFDYKRFF; translated from the coding sequence ATGAAACAAAAAGCCAAACTATTATTCTTCACATATCAGGAGAAAGAAAGCCCATATGTATTGCTTGGAAGAAGGATAAGCAAAGAAGGCGAAGAATATTGGTGGATTCCCGGCGGCGGTGTAGAAGCAGGCGAAGAACTTTTTCAGGCCGCAGCGAGAGAACTAACGGAAGAACTAATACCAACAAAGCATATATCAGATACAGTCAACAAATATCAGGAAGTGGCTATTACCCCTCCTTCTATTCAATACACGACAGGTAATTCTGAAAATTATATCTTCTTTATACAGATCAATAACTACAAAGGAATTCTGGAAGATAAAATCGGTATAGTTGATGAATTTGAAGAACTGAAATGGTTTAACCTTAATGATATCCCACAAACCATGTCAAGAGAATTCATTCATCTCAAGGATTATCTTACAAAAGAAAAGATAGAAGCATTTACACAAAATTTTGATTATAAAAGATTCTTTTAA
- a CDS encoding competence/damage-inducible protein A, whose amino-acid sequence MKIVQAEILTIGDEILYGQITDTNSQWISEQLTSIGIKVIRKTSVGDEGSEMVKAIQEAELRADLIIITGGLGPTSDDLTKPVLTQYFNTRLVLHEEALKDLTAFFERRGRELTEINRQQAYLPASCSIIRNFYGTAPGMWFERNGKVLISMPGVPYEMKAMIREQLILRISSYFNPPVIIHKMIRTSGIGESFLAEKIKQWEDNLPSFIKLAYLPSLEGVRLRLTAITDKVNESATDNQLENEKEKLVNLIDEYIYGYGEENHEQALGKLLIKHKLSISAAESCTGGLISFTITSVPGSSEYFKGSIVSYNNDVKINVLGVKKETLEEYGAVSEATVLQMVEGVQKILKTDIAVATTGIAGPGGGSVEKPVGTIWIAVRIGNKTKTKKLQLGNIRENNMKMTTYAVFNLIRETLREKN is encoded by the coding sequence ATGAAAATAGTTCAGGCAGAAATACTTACCATAGGAGATGAAATACTCTATGGGCAAATTACAGATACCAATTCTCAATGGATTAGTGAGCAACTCACTTCCATTGGAATAAAGGTTATCAGAAAAACATCTGTAGGTGATGAAGGAAGTGAAATGGTCAAAGCCATTCAGGAAGCTGAGCTTCGGGCAGATCTTATTATTATTACCGGAGGCCTTGGACCAACTTCCGACGATCTCACCAAGCCTGTTTTAACACAATACTTTAATACCAGGCTGGTCCTTCATGAAGAAGCATTAAAAGATCTTACTGCCTTTTTTGAAAGACGAGGCAGAGAGCTTACTGAGATAAACAGGCAACAGGCGTACCTGCCCGCAAGTTGCTCTATTATCAGAAACTTTTATGGCACTGCCCCTGGTATGTGGTTTGAAAGAAACGGAAAAGTTCTCATATCAATGCCTGGAGTGCCTTATGAGATGAAAGCAATGATAAGAGAACAGCTGATACTCAGGATAAGTTCTTATTTTAATCCTCCTGTTATCATTCACAAAATGATCCGTACTTCTGGCATAGGAGAATCATTTTTGGCTGAAAAAATCAAACAGTGGGAAGATAACCTACCCTCTTTCATCAAACTTGCTTACCTACCTTCTCTGGAAGGAGTCCGACTGAGGTTGACGGCCATTACAGACAAGGTCAATGAGTCTGCAACAGACAATCAGCTTGAAAACGAAAAAGAAAAACTGGTAAATCTTATTGATGAATATATTTATGGGTATGGAGAAGAAAATCATGAGCAGGCACTGGGGAAATTATTAATTAAACATAAGCTCAGTATCAGTGCGGCTGAAAGCTGCACTGGTGGACTGATATCATTCACTATCACATCTGTGCCGGGTAGTTCAGAATATTTTAAAGGCAGCATCGTTTCTTATAATAATGATGTTAAAATAAATGTACTTGGAGTAAAAAAAGAGACACTTGAAGAATATGGTGCTGTAAGTGAAGCTACAGTATTACAAATGGTTGAAGGAGTACAGAAAATCTTAAAAACCGATATAGCAGTTGCAACCACTGGAATAGCAGGTCCGGGAGGCGGATCAGTGGAAAAACCGGTAGGTACAATTTGGATAGCGGTAAGAATTGGAAATAAAACCAAAACCAAAAAGCTTCAATTAGGGAATATCCGCGAAAATAACATGAAAATGACGACCTATGCCGTTTTCAACCTGATCAGGGAAACTTTGCGGGAAAAGAATTGA